One Acutalibacter muris DNA window includes the following coding sequences:
- a CDS encoding ABC transporter ATP-binding protein yields the protein MNKKNLKLLLSFYRPYRGLFAADLICSLAAAGIALAVPLGVRYIADTLLDAGDFSLVLRAGLALAALVAVQALCTYFYDYQGHYLGAKIERDMRARMFCHCQRLPFSYYDSHTVGDLMSRISNDTLSLAEFFHHVPEDLLINSVKLAGAALILLAVHWQTACIILAFLPFMTLFTIHFNKKMNIAMTNARESMGHINSQAEDSLSGIRVVQSFAGERIEKEKFSRLNRRFLEDRRAGYQSESRLYTGMEVFAAAIPIAVVVFGGACSPAGKHGDLRLAAVPLVYRVFHRAGTEPCKHQPSAPGGPHQLPALPGAYGHAACRKR from the coding sequence TTGAACAAGAAAAATTTAAAACTGCTGCTCTCCTTTTACAGGCCCTATCGCGGCCTTTTCGCCGCAGACCTTATCTGCTCCCTGGCGGCGGCCGGCATAGCGCTGGCCGTACCGCTGGGGGTGCGTTACATAGCCGACACGCTGCTGGACGCGGGGGACTTTTCCCTTGTGCTCCGGGCTGGGCTGGCGCTGGCGGCGCTGGTGGCGGTCCAGGCGCTGTGCACATACTTCTATGACTATCAGGGGCACTATCTGGGCGCAAAGATAGAGCGCGATATGCGCGCCCGGATGTTCTGCCACTGCCAGCGGCTGCCTTTTTCCTATTATGACAGCCATACGGTGGGGGACCTGATGTCCCGCATAAGCAACGACACCCTGTCTCTGGCGGAGTTTTTTCACCATGTGCCCGAGGACCTGCTGATAAATTCCGTCAAGCTGGCAGGGGCGGCGCTGATACTGCTTGCGGTGCACTGGCAGACCGCCTGTATCATATTGGCTTTCCTGCCGTTTATGACGCTGTTCACCATACATTTTAACAAAAAGATGAACATAGCCATGACAAATGCCCGGGAGAGCATGGGCCACATAAATTCTCAGGCCGAGGATTCTCTTTCGGGTATCCGGGTGGTACAGTCCTTCGCGGGCGAGAGGATCGAGAAGGAGAAATTTTCAAGGCTGAACCGACGGTTCCTGGAGGACCGCCGGGCGGGATATCAGAGCGAGAGCCGGCTGTATACCGGCATGGAGGTTTTCGCGGCGGCGATACCAATAGCGGTAGTGGTGTTTGGGGGGGCTTGCTCTCCTGCGGGGAAGCATGGCGATCTCCGACTTGCTGCTGTTCCTCTTGTATACCGGGTATTTCACCGGGCCGGTACAGAGCCTTGTAAACACCAGCCGTCTGCTCCAGGAGGGCCGCACCAGCTTCCGGCGCTACCGGGAGCTTATGGACACGCCGCCTGCCGTAAAAGATAA